A genome region from Tenebrio molitor chromosome 4, icTenMoli1.1, whole genome shotgun sequence includes the following:
- the LOC138129788 gene encoding uncharacterized protein, translating into MIENLGQIAFIADNIKKAPKKIIQVLHQIVFEQLGDRDNRKRLREFNGFKFGDSSPEHSAKIVYITANFGVADLVSVANILGIDYYGDIETLTERICSCLMDIDKLVKKKKTTKAKKIKTAEKKNCEDEEREDDEEEDDDEEDEDDEEESISEDDEDDDAFYDDTEEDNDEETNKKTPKTKALKKNVNDVKWRKKKREDETQRKKRNKWGDSEEETEDEQKIRRRVKNANRKQKKTAERRQNYEESESECEESPVRRERRRHVRGEFTPRFSMSSRDIDDALQKFSGDDGYTIAKFIEDFEETAEIMEWTSIEKFVYGKKSLSGTARLFLRSEHGVRSWKILKKRLLEEFGKHTNSAEIHKKLSSRKKKSDETFQQYLFSMKEIASQGDVEESALIDYVVQGIPDEETNKSILYGAKSIKHLKEKLLVYTKFKNSQEKRRAEVKPKDEKSKQPAPMTTKDRCYNCGRKGHKSKECKDKSKGTKCFSCNEFGHLSNACPTKQEEKKEGSTDNKNHKKALRIQEQEAELDHGMNKHLEVNGVKMMALVDTGSDFNLITLTSFLDLGAPNFERKEITFTGFGKGLVKALGQFEAVLKIDQASFKTILHVVPDGEMPIDMTLIVGKPILMHVTLMANAEKIEVVPRPKFKDEKDSCDELLTEENAVMLLRPEEEEELDIGGSKHKEEIIKSAHENGHFSVRKTKELVQRDYWISGLEEKIKKIVSNCVPCILAERKSGKQEGFLNPIDKGDRPLQTYHVDHLGPLSQTKKGYKYIFAVIDAFTKFVWLYPTKTTNSEEVIRHLKDQQSIFGNPKTIISDRGAAFTSAMFEEYCAEEKIKLVHITTGVPRGNGQIERVNRTIVPLLTKLSMDDSEKWYKHLRKVQEALNSTYHRSIARSPSELFFGVTIRRTEDLKLKEMIEEEFVNQFIEDRQSLREEAKRKIEEIQIENCRTYNKKRKSSLKYQVGDLVAIKRTQFAPCSKLLPKFLGPYRVTNRTGIDRYEVEKIGNHEGPKNTTSSADQMKPFGANDGEDGRDVGWKGIATRTRAAQARTSELRTS; encoded by the coding sequence atgattgaaaacCTCGGTCAAATTGCATTTATTGCggacaatattaaaaaagccCCTAAGAAGATAATTCAAGTGTTGCATCAAATAGTTTTCGAACAGTTGGGTGATCGCGACAATCGAAAAAGACTAAGGGAATTTAACGGCTTTAAGTTCGGAGACAGTTCACCTGAGCATAGTGCGAAAATTGTGTACATTACGGCTAATTTCGGTGTAGCTGATCTTGTGTCTGTGGCAAACATTTTAGGCATAGACTACTACGGCGATATCGAAACTTTGACCGAACGAATTTGCTCGTGTCTAATGGACATTGACAAATTggtaaagaagaaaaagacgACGAAggcgaaaaaaattaagacggcagaaaagaaaaactgTGAAGACGAAGAAAGAGAAGATGACGAAGAAGAAGACGACGACGAAGAAGACGAAGATGACGAAGAAGAGAGCATCAGCGAAGATGATGAAGACGACGATGCATTTTATGACGATACTGAAGAAGACAACGACGAAGAAACGAACAAGAAGACACCGAAGACAAAAGctctgaaaaaaaatgtcaacgaTGTTAAATGGCGCAAGAAAAAACGAGAAGATGAAACTCAAAGGAAAAAAAGGAACAAATGGGGTGACTCTGAAGAAGAAACCGAAGATGAACAGAAAATCAGAAGAAGAGTAAAGAACGCCAAtcgaaaacaaaagaaaacagCAGAAAGACGGCAAAACTACGAAGAAAGCGAATCAGAATGTGAAGAATCACCTGTAAGGAGAGAACGTAGAAGACATGTTCGAGGCGAATTTACACCAAGATTTAGCATGAGTTCAAGAGATATCGATGATGCCTTACAGAAGTTTAGTGGCGATGACGGTTATACTATCGCAAAGTTTATTGAAGACTTTGAAGAAACAGCTGAAATTATGGAGTGGActtcaattgaaaaatttgtataCGGGAAAAAGTCACTAAGTGGTACTGCCAGACTATTTCTGCGTTCTGAACATGGAGTTAGGTCATggaagattttgaaaaaaagactATTAGAAGAATTTGGAAAACACACGAACAGCGCAGAAATTCATAAGAAGTTGAGTTCACGGAAGAAAAAATCTGACGAAACCTTTCAGCAGTATTTGTTTAGTATGAAAGAAATTGCAAGCCAGGGGGATGTCGAAGAAAGTGCTTTGATAGATTACGTGGTACAGGGAATTCCAGATGAAGAAACAAATAAGTCAATTCTGTATGGTGCTAAAAGTATTAAACATTTGAAGGAAAAACTTTTAGTATATACAAAATTCAAGAACAGccaagaaaaaagaagagCCGAAGTAAAACCTAAAGATGAAAAGTCTAAACAACCGGCGCCAATGACGACAAAAGATCGATGTTATAACTGTGGCAGAAAGGGACATAAGTCGAAAGAATGTAAAGATAAGTCGAAAGGGACAAAGTGTTTTTCCTGCAACGAATTTGGTCATCTTTCTAACGCTTGCCCGACTaaacaagaagaaaagaaagaaggATCAACTGACAATAAAAATCATAAGAAAGCTTTACGAATTCAAGAACAAGAAGCAGAACTCGATCATGGTATGAATAAACATTTAGAAGTTAACGGAGTGAAAATGATGGCGTTAGTCGATACCGGAAGCGATTTTAACTTGATCACGTTGACGAGTTTTCTTGACCTGGGCGCGCCCAACtttgaaagaaaagaaattactTTCACTGGGTTTGGAAAGGGATTGGTGAAAGCCTTAGGACAATTTGAAGCTGTCCTGAAAATTGATCAAGCGTCGTTCAAGACTATTCTACATGTCGTACCTGACGGGGAAATGCCTATAGATATGACTTTGATTGTAGGTAAACCGATTCTAATGCATGTCACTTTGATGGCAAATGCTGAAAAAATAGAAGTCGTTCCAAGACCGAAGTTTAAAGACGAAAAGGACTCTTGTGATGAGCTTCTGACCGAAGAAAACGCGGTCATGTTGCTGCGaccagaagaagaagaagaactgGATATTGGCGGATCAAAGcataaagaagaaattataaaGTCGGCGCATGAAAATGGACATTTTAGCGTTAGAAAAACTAAAGAATTAGTTCAAAGAGATTATTGGATATCGGGGTTAGaagaaaaaatcaagaaaatagTATCCAATTGTGTGCCTTGTATTTTGGCTGAAAGAAAATCTGGGAAGCAAGAAGGTTTCCTGAACCCTATTGATAAAGGTGACAGACCTTTACAAACTTACCATGTGGATCACTTAGGTCCATTGTCGCAAACCAAGAAAGGatacaaatatatttttgccGTGATAGACGCgtttactaaatttgtttGGCTATACCCAACGAAAACCACAAACTCAGAAGAAGTAATTCGGCACCTGAAAGATCAGCAAAGTATCTTTGGCAATCCGAAGACTATTATATCAGATCGAGGCGCGGCTTTTACGTCAGCCATGTTTGAAGAATATTGCGCTgaagaaaaaatcaagttggttCACATCACCACAGGTGTTCCTCGAGGAAACGGGCAGATCGAACGAGTCAATCGAACTATAGTTCCATTATTAACGAAACTGTCGATGGATGACAGCGAAAAATGGTATAAGCATTTGAGAAAAGTTCAAGAAGCCCTAAACTCAACTTATCATAGAAGTATCGCGAGGTCGCCTTCTGAACTCTTTTTTGGGGTGACAATCCGAAGAACTGAAGATCTAAAATTGAAGGAAATGATTGAAGAAGAATTTGTCAATCAGTTCATAGAGGATAGGCAAAGTCTCCGGGAAGAGGCGAAGAGGAAGATAGAAgaaattcaaattgaaaattgtcgAACATACAACAAGAAGAGAAAGTCGTCCCTGAAGTACCAAGTTGGTGATTTGGTAGCTATCAAGCGAACTCAGTTTGCTCCTTGTTCAAAGCTTTTGCCAAAATTTCTTGGTCCATACCGGGTTACCAATAGGACGGGAATCGACAGATATGAAGTTGAGAAGATTGGGAACCATGAGGGTCCGAAGAACACCACATCAAGCGCGGATCAGATGAAACCATTCGGGGCGAATGACGGAGAGGATGGCCGAGATGTAGGGTGGAAAGGAATCGCCACCCGCACAAGAGCAGCGCAGGCGCGGACGTCCGAGCTGCGCACTAGTTAG